The genomic region TTTATTATGAATTATTCGGGTTAATATTAACATAAATCTGGGAAAAGCAGTAATTATTTCCCAGCAGTAATACAAACAAGATTGTTGTAAAAATTATTATTCTTTTTTTCATAACTATTTTATTTAAAACAATATTTAACCTATAAAGTTAATTTAATTTTTATTTAAAGTCAATACTTATTTGTGAGTATTTTTTGTAATATTCTTTAAATCTGCCAGATTTTCGAAATCTGGCAGATTTTTTATAAAAAAAATGCTTGCTCAAATAAACGAACAAGCATTTCTCTATAAAGCGGAATTACAAATTCCGCTTAGCTGGGTAAAAAACTACGCTATGATACGGACAACATATCCGCACCAGATTAGCTCAAGTTACAAGCTACAAACTTTACAACAAAATTGATTTTCATTCTGAAATCTGCCAGATTTTTAAAATCTGGCAGGTTTTTATAGAAAGGCAGACTTCAACAAACAACCAAGCTAGTTAATAATCAATAACAAAATAATAATTGTATTAAATTTTTACCATTTATTAAGTGGGGAAAAAATATTATTATTATGATAAAAACTATTGGGATAAGTTAAATTATTAAAAATATTATTTCTGTTAGACACACCTATTTCAGCATTAAAATGTACTTTTTCTGATAATTTATAATCAATTCCAAACATAAACTCTTTACCGTATAAATTGCCTGCATTTTGATTATGCAAATTCTGATTGGTTTTATCCATATCAAGTATAACCATGCTCTTTATTTTAATATTAGGGCTAATTAGATATTCTCCTTTGGCATACATAAGATAATTTGAAAAACCATAAGCCGAGTAATTATTTCCATTACTTTCAATATTTGAATTCAGATTCAAATTATAATTTGTAATTATTCCTCCAAAGTTCAGTTTTAATTTCGGGTTAATAGAATAATCAAAACTTGGGGCAATATAAGTACTAAATAAATTTGAGTTATTACTAAATCTGCTAAAACCTGAGCCAATTTGTAAAGTGTAATTATTGATTCCTGCATTAAATATTTGATTCGAAATTAATGACTCATTGTTTTTATTATCGTTTTTGTCAATATAATAATCATCCTGACAATAAACTGAGGTAATAAAAAATATGGCTATAATATATGTTAATATATATCTTATCATTTGTTATAATAAAAAGAATTAATAATATTTAGTAAAGTATTTTTCAGTGTCCATAAAACCTACAATAAGGGCAACGCATCCTGTTTTGTTATATTGTTCAGTATTTTTAATATCAGGAACTTTAACGGAAATTATCAACTGCATACTGTCATCTAAAGAAAAATCCCACAATTGCGATAAATTATATTCTTTGTTTGAAAACAGAATATTTCTTTCCATATCAAGCAATTCAAATTCTAAAGGTGGTAAATTATTATCGCTACATATAACTATTCTGTAATCCTGTTTTTTATAAAATACTTTAAATACTTCAAATTTTTGTCCACTATTTAAAACTTTTGAATTGTTAATTCCATCATGAATAAAAGGGAATAAATTATTATTACAATTTGCAGGGATATAATTCCTGCATTGAGAAAAAGAAATACTTTGATTAAATAATAGGAATAAAAATATAATTGCTCGTATGAAAATTTTATAAATTTTCACTGTTAAAATATTTTATTAATAAACTATAATATGGAATAAATTAATTATATAATTATTTCATTCCTTATCTTAGCTACTTTTACACATAAAGAGTCAAAAACCTCTTCGCTTATAAAAATATCGGTTTTAGCTTTTAAAGTTGTAACTTTACTTTCCTTATCGGTTATAGGTTCAATTTTTGACGAAATTACCTGTATTTTATCATAAATACTTTTTATTTCGTTTATTTTTTCAAGTACAAATTTAATATCTTCATTGCTTTGAAATTCCTCTAAAAGACTAACAAGTGTATTAAGAGATAATTTTTGGTCAATAATTCTATCAATTAATTCATTATTTGCTTCAGTAGTTTTTGTCAGCTCAGTAGCAATATATAAACCTTCAAGCCATCCTCCGAATAAAATAATAGCAGCAATTTCTGAACGGTCATTTTCTTTTAAAAATGAATTTGAACTCATAAAAGTTTCAGAAATAATATCCATTACTGAATCTCTATTGTTAACATTATTCTCAAGTCTTCCAATAATTGATTCGTCAATAGCATCAAGAATACCTAAATCTTCAGCCAATCTTTTAGAAGCAGACATATATTTTATTGAAACCTGTGTTTGGTCAAATAAACTGGCATAACTTAAATCTGCACTATAAACACCGAGATTTAAGGCTCTTGCTCTACTTGTATTATAATTTGATAAACTTTCGGTTGGATTTAATAATCCTTCATCAAAACTTGCCCCTGCCCGCTTAATAAGCATTACAGTTTCAATCGGCGATGGAAGAGAATAAAATACCTGTTTTGCTTTATTAAAATCATTTGCCATTTTATTATCATCATCAATAGCTTCATCTATCGAATCTTCAATGTCATTTCCTTTATTATTATCTGATGAGCAAGCAAAAAACATTGCAACAATAGCTAAAATTACAACAATATTAACAGTCTTATTATTTAACATAATGATATGTATTTTTATATATTCATAGATATTTGTAGTAAAAATACTATTTTTTTCTCAAATTCAAAAAAAATGTATCCTTGATATATTATTTTTAATTCAATTGACATGTATATTTGTTTAGTTCGTAATAAATTATCTGTAATTAATAAATTATTATCTACTACATATCAAATAGTATATATTACTACATAAAAGTACTAATTTCCCACAAGAATATAACTTTTTATTTAATATAATTACCGTATTTTATTATTTTTGCAAATTCTGTTAAAAAATTTTATTTATATGAATAATAAGACATTTAAGCAATACATTAAAAAACTACAATCAGATAATTCTTCTGATATTGAAAATACTATAGAAAAAATTCGTATTAATGGGAATTGTCATATAATCCCTGAAATAATCAATGTAATTAAATTTTCAACTAATGAAGAAGTACGAAATAAATCTATCCGGTTATTAAATGATATTAAAGATAAAAATGCCGTTCCTTACATTATTGATGCTATTAAAGATAAAGAAAACAAGCAGGTAATAGATATTATAACTTCTTCTTGCTGGCAAAACGGCCTTGATTTCAGCAATTATTATTCTGTTTTTATTGATTTAATTGTAAATGAAAATTATAATACATCATTAGAAGCATTTACGGTGATTGAAGAAATAATTAAAAATGTTAACTACGAAGAAAGAAATAAATCAATATTAAAATTGAAAAAAAAATTGAAAAAAATTGATGCTGATAAACAAAAATTAATAAATGAATTGATTTTATTACTTGAAAAAGAAAAATGATATTTAAAAAAATACAATTAAATATTTATACTAAGCTATACTAACGAGAATGTAAATATCTTATATAATAATTATTTAATAGAACATTGTCTTTCACCAAATATGGCACTTCCTATTCTAACCATAGTTGCCCCCTCTTCAATTGCAATTTTATAATCGGCTGTCATACCCATTGATAATTCACAAAAATCATGTTTCGTTTTAAAACAATTTTCTTTTATTTCCCTGAAATAATTTGAAAGATAATTAAATTCTGAGCGTATAAGTTCTTCATCTTCAGTAAAGGTAGCCATTCCCATTAAGCCAATGATATTAACATTTTTCAATTTTAAAAATTCATCAGCAATTAAAATTTCTTTTAATTCATTAATACTAAATCCAAATTTTGCTTCCTCTTTTGCAATATGAATTTGTAATAAACAATTAATTGTCCTGTTGTTTTTTAAACCTTCTTTATTAATGGTTTTAAGCAATTTAAAACTATCAACAGAATGGATAAGATGAATGAATTGTGCAATATATTTAACTTTATTAGTTTGTAAATGACCAATCATGTGCCATTCAATATCATCAGGTAGTTTTGGTTGCTTTTGAGTTAATTCCTGTACTTTATTTTCGCCGAATATTTTATGCCCGCAATTATATGCTTCCAATATCATTTTTTCGGGTTTGGTTTTCGATACTGCAACAAGTTTTACATTGTCAGGTAAGTTTTTATAAATATTTGAAATGTTATTTGAAATACTCATTAAATAATTTTTTAAGACAAATTAAAAAGCCTTAGTTTTCACTAAGGCTTATATAAAAATTTCATTAATCCAAATTATGAATTACAAGTCCACTTCTTAATTTTGGCTCGAACCATGTTGTTTTAGGCGGCATGATATTTCCGCTATCAGCAATATTGATTAACTGCTCCATTGAAACAGGGTATAATGCAAATGCAACTTTCATTTTGCCACTATCAACACGTTTTTTTAATTCACCTATACCACGAATACCTCCAATAAAATCAATTCTTTTTGACCTTCTCAAATCAACAATATCTAAAATTGGTGATAGAACATGGTTTGTAAGTATTGTAACATCTAATACTCCAATAGGGTCATTATTATCATATGTACCTTCTTTGGCTGTTAAAGAATACCATTTCCCTTCCAAATACATTGAAAAATTATGTAATTTGTTTGGTTTATATTCATTACTTCCTTTTTCTTCAATTTCAAAACTTTTTTTAAGTTTTTCAATTAACTCATCAGGTAATAAACCATTAAGGTCTTTAACAGTACGGTTATAATCAATAATATTTAACTGATTTGCAGGAAAATGAACAACAAGAAAATAATTATATTCTTCGCTCCCATTATGATCAGGATTTTTTTGTTTCTTTTCATTTCCGACTAAAGCAGCGGCAGCAGTTCTGTGATGCCCGTCAGCTACATATGTATATGGAATTTTTGCAAATAATTCAGTTATACGATTAATCGTATTATCATCATCTATCACCCAGAAATGATGACCAAAACCATCATCAGAAATAAAATCATATTCAGGTTCTCCAGCAATGACTTTTTCAACAATCTCATCAATTTCTTTCACTTGTGGATAAGTAAAAAACACGGGTTCAATATTCGCATTATTATTACGAACATGTTTCATCCTGTCTTCTTCTTTGTCAGGGCGGGTTAGTTCATGTTTTTTAATTACTTCGTTCAAATAATCTTCAACACCGGCACACCCTACTAATCCGTATTGTGTCCGTCCGTCCATTGTTTGTGCATAAATGTAATAATATTCTTTTTTATCCTGTACTAACCATCCGTTTTTTTGCCATTTTTTATAGTTTTCAACAGCTTTTTCATAAACTTCGGTTAAATGTTCATCAGTACCGGGTTTAAAATCAATTTCCGGTTTAGTTATATGCAACAATGATTTTTCTATTGCTTCATTCCTCGCTTCTTCAGAATTTAAGACATCATAAGGACGAGATGCAACTTCTTTTACAATGCTCTTAGGGGGTCTAACGCCTTTAAACGGTTTTAATATTGCCATTTTTTAATTATTTTAAAATTAATTCACTTTAAATGTAGTATCACCATTTTCAATCAAACCAACAATTTGATTTGCCGCTGCAATTCCTGCATTAATGTTAGCTTCAGAAGTTTGTGCACCCATTTTTTTCGGTGTAAAGAAAAATCTTCCTTCGTGGCTTTTTTCTATTTCTTCCTTACAATCGGGAGCAATATCAGAAATATATTTAAAATCGTCTCTTTCTTTATAAATCTTTAATAATGATTCTTCACAAATCACTTCCTTTCTCGCCGTATTGACCAATGTAGCACCTTTTGGCATTTTATTCATCAATTCAAAATTTATTGAATTTTTGGTTTTTTCATTTGCAGGAATATTAAGAGAAATATACTGACAAGTACTGTATAATTCATCAACAGATGTTAATGGTTTTACATTATCTTTCTCAATATCAGCATTATCAACAAAAGGGTCGTAAGCATAAACTTCCATTCCAAATCCTTTTGCAATTTTTGCAACATATTTACCTACATTGCCATAGGCATGAATGCCCAGTTTTTTACCTTTTAGTTCGGTACCTGCTTTCCCGTTATAATTATTCCTTGCCAATAGTACCATCATTCCCAGAGCTAACTCAGCTACTGCATTTGAATTTTGTCCGGGAGTATTCATTACAACAATGTTTTTTCCGCTTGCAGCATTCAAATCAACATTATCATAACCTGCACCTGCACGAACTACAATTTTTAAGTTTTTAGATGCATCAATAACTTCAGATGTAATTTTATCACTTCTTATTATCATTGCATCAACATTTTCAACAGCTTTTAATAAATCTTCCTTATCGGTATATTTCTCTAAAAGCACCAGCTCGTAACCAGCCTTGTCAATTATCTTTCTGATACTATCTACAGCTGCTGGAGCAAATGGTTTTTCGGTTGCTATTAATACTTTTGTCATAG from Bacteroidales bacterium harbors:
- a CDS encoding YggS family pyridoxal phosphate-dependent enzyme; this translates as MSISNNISNIYKNLPDNVKLVAVSKTKPEKMILEAYNCGHKIFGENKVQELTQKQPKLPDDIEWHMIGHLQTNKVKYIAQFIHLIHSVDSFKLLKTINKEGLKNNRTINCLLQIHIAKEEAKFGFSINELKEILIADEFLKLKNVNIIGLMGMATFTEDEELIRSEFNYLSNYFREIKENCFKTKHDFCELSMGMTADYKIAIEEGATMVRIGSAIFGERQCSIK
- a CDS encoding DUF1015 domain-containing protein encodes the protein MAILKPFKGVRPPKSIVKEVASRPYDVLNSEEARNEAIEKSLLHITKPEIDFKPGTDEHLTEVYEKAVENYKKWQKNGWLVQDKKEYYYIYAQTMDGRTQYGLVGCAGVEDYLNEVIKKHELTRPDKEEDRMKHVRNNNANIEPVFFTYPQVKEIDEIVEKVIAGEPEYDFISDDGFGHHFWVIDDDNTINRITELFAKIPYTYVADGHHRTAAAALVGNEKKQKNPDHNGSEEYNYFLVVHFPANQLNIIDYNRTVKDLNGLLPDELIEKLKKSFEIEEKGSNEYKPNKLHNFSMYLEGKWYSLTAKEGTYDNNDPIGVLDVTILTNHVLSPILDIVDLRRSKRIDFIGGIRGIGELKKRVDSGKMKVAFALYPVSMEQLINIADSGNIMPPKTTWFEPKLRSGLVIHNLD
- a CDS encoding 3-phosphoglycerate dehydrogenase is translated as MTKVLIATEKPFAPAAVDSIRKIIDKAGYELVLLEKYTDKEDLLKAVENVDAMIIRSDKITSEVIDASKNLKIVVRAGAGYDNVDLNAASGKNIVVMNTPGQNSNAVAELALGMMVLLARNNYNGKAGTELKGKKLGIHAYGNVGKYVAKIAKGFGMEVYAYDPFVDNADIEKDNVKPLTSVDELYSTCQYISLNIPANEKTKNSINFELMNKMPKGATLVNTARKEVICEESLLKIYKERDDFKYISDIAPDCKEEIEKSHEGRFFFTPKKMGAQTSEANINAGIAAANQIVGLIENGDTTFKVN